A window from Scyliorhinus canicula chromosome 19, sScyCan1.1, whole genome shotgun sequence encodes these proteins:
- the vps25 gene encoding vacuolar protein-sorting-associated protein 25, which yields MSFEWPWQYNFPPFYTLQPNANTQHKQLAAWCSLVLSYLRYHKLYTIDVLEAHESPLFHNKKIQRKFPIEAIQVVFEELRKKGNLEWIDKSKTRCLIMWRRPEEWGKLVYQWVSKNSMTNSVFTFYELSNGDDTEGEEFHGLEEWLLLRALQFLQSERKAEIITLSDSKGVKFF from the exons ATGAGctttgagtggccctggcagtatAACTTCCCTCCTTTCTACAC TCTGCAGCCAAATGCTAACACTCAGCACAAGCAGCTGGCAGCATGGTGCTCACTGGTGCTCTCCTACCTGCGTTATCATAAGCTTTATACTATTGATGTGTTGGAAGCTCATGAAAGCCCACTCTTCCACAATAAGAAGATCCAGC GCAAGTTTCCCATAGAAGCTATCCAAGTTGTCTTCGAAGAACTGCGGAAAAAAG GAAACTTAGAGTGGATTGATAAAAGTAAAACTCGTTGTCTCATAATGTGGAGGAGACCAGAAGAGTGGGGGAAACTTGTGTATCAGTGG GTTTCAAAGAATTCCATGACAAACTCTGTTTTTACATTTTATGAACTCTCCAATGGAGATGACACTGAAGGTGAAG AGTTCCATGGTTTGGAGGAGTGGCTTCTGCTACGGGCACTTCAGTTTTTACAATCTGAGCGAAAGGCAGAGATCATCACCCTCAGTGACAGCAAAGGGGTCAAGTTCTTCTGA